One window of the Rosa rugosa chromosome 3, drRosRugo1.1, whole genome shotgun sequence genome contains the following:
- the LOC133735208 gene encoding uncharacterized protein LOC133735208 — MVDLTIRDSQAEGATSVAREVVIVQNVTDNSSFGVKLDGTNYQLWQRLMKIHIQGIGKWSYVIGSTARPAAGPKADEWDTANTNVMGILLKAMTPEVMQLFANFDSPRAIWDSVAATYYDGSDFARVHELNVKAFKITQSGQPVATFYANLKTIWQELDQRNPNPMTCEADITSYRSEQDKMRVHVFLAGLDPHLEGAKNELLRLATPPTLEQAFAYIRKDEANKVAAKGLHTEISVLAVQARSPEPLSLFPQYGNSSHVPSPSHYRPRSQGYQQNQNYSRGMAPVNNQMTCNYCKEVGHFKNQCPKLRRFNSNHSGWRGGSNTGGSRGQRGKAAVQLVPEPDFYGVEGQDLSKGTVSLTKETRGSMQSGDHGQGRPEEETVSFGLHVRRTNKKKRTTFSPDIEF, encoded by the exons ATGGTGGATTTGACCATAAGAGACTCTCAGGCTGAAGGAGCTACATCTGTGGCTCGTGAAGTTGTGATTGTTCAAAATGTAACAGATAACTCAAGCTTTGGTGTCAAGCTTGATGGCACAAATTATCAGTTATGGCAAAGGCTTATGAAGATCCATATTCAAGGGATTGGAAAGTGGAGTTATGTTATTGGTAGCACTGCCAGACCTGCTGCAGGACCAAAAGCTGATGAATGGGACACGGCAAATACTAACGTGATGGGAATTCTTCTAAAAGCAATGACTCCAGAGGTAATGCAGTTATTTGCTAATTTTGATTCTCCTAGAGCAATTTGGGACTCTGTTGCTGCTACTTATTATGATGGAAGTGACTTTGCTCGTGTTCATGAATTAAAtgtcaaagctttcaaaatAACTCAAAGTGGACAGCCTGTTGCAACATTTTATGCAAATTTGAAGACAATCTGGCAGGAGCTTGATCAGAGAAATCCTAATCCTATGACTTGTGAAGCAGACATCACTTCCTACAGGAGTGAGCAAGATAAGATGCGTGTTCATGTCTTTCTTGCTGGTCTAGATCCTCATTTGGAAGgggcaaagaatgagttattgcGTCTTGCAACTCCTCCAACGTTGGAGCAAGCCTTTGCCTATATTCGAAAAGATGAAGCCAACAAAGTTGCTGCAAAGGGTCTTCATACTGAAATTTCAGTTTTAGCAGTCCAGGCTAGATCACCTGAACCTTTATCTTTGTTTCCTCAGTATGGGAATTCATCTCATGTTCCATCTCCAAGTCACTATCGACCTCGGAGTCAGGGGTACCAACAGAATCAGAATTATAGCCGAGGGATGGCTCCGGTCAATAACCAAATGACTTGCAACTATTGTAAGGAAGTTGGtcatttcaagaatcaatgtcCTAAGCTGCGAAGGTTTAATTCTAACCATTCAGGCTGGAGAGGAGGAAGTAATACTGGAGGAAGTAGAGGTCAGAGAGGCAAAGCAGCAGTCCAACTGGTGCCAGAACCTGATTTCTATGGTGTTGAAGGGCAAGACCTCTCTAAGGGTACTGTTTCCTTGACTAAGgaaactcgag gatctATGCAATCGGGTGATCAtgggcaagggagacctgaggaGGAGACTGTTTCatttggattgcatgtacgcaggacaaacaaaaaaaaaagaacaacctTTAGCCCTGACATCGAGTTCTGA